The following DNA comes from Burkholderia sp. HI2500.
TCACGTACGGGATGGAAATGGTCCGCAAGTACGAGGGGCTCGCCGGCCCGGTGATCCTCGTCACGACGCTGTCGCTCGCCGCATGGATGGTCAGCCGCACCGGCGGCCATCTCGCGATGTCGATCGGCAAGCCGCTGACCGGCTTCAGGATGTGGACGGAGATCTTCGCGGGCGGCTCGCTGTGGCTCGCGATCTACGGCACGCTGGTGCTCAACTTCTGCGATTTCGCGCGCTCGTCGCCGAGCGCGAAGACGGTGCGCGTGGGCAACTTCTGGGGCCTGCCGGTCAACATCCTCGTGTTCGCGACGATCAGCTTCGTGCTCGCCGGCGCGCAGTTCAAGCTGAACGGCCACATCATCCACAGCCCGACGGAGATCATCGCGACGGTGCCGAACAAGCTGTTCCTCGTGCTCGGCTGCCTCGCGTTCCTGATCGTGACGGTCGCGGTGAACATCATGGCGAACTTCGTCGCGCCGGCCTTCGTGCTGACGAGCCTCGCGCCGCATCGCCTGTCGTTCCGCCGCGCGGGCCTGATCAGCGCGACGGTCGCCGTGCTGATCCTGCCGTGGAACCTGTACAACAGCCCGATCGTGATCGTCTACTTCCTGTCCGGCCTCGGCGCGCTGCTCGGCCCGCTGTACGGGATCATCACGGTCGACTACTGGCTCGTGCGCAAGCAGCGCGTGAACGTGCCCGACCTCTATACCGAGGCGCCGACCGGCGCCTACTTCTACACGCGCGGCGTGAACCGCAAGGCGCTCGCGGCGCTGGTGCCGTCCGCGCTGATCTCGATCACGCTCGCCGTCGTGCCGGCCTTCAGCGCGATGACGCCGTTCTCGTGGCTGCTCGGCGCGGCCATCGCGGGCAGCGTGTACTGGCTGCTGGCCGATCGCAACCGGCACTACGAGGCGTGTTCGGGCGAATCCATCTCAGTCGCCTGCACCCAACACTGACACACCTGCATACGGAGTCGCAATGAGGATCCTGGTAGTCAACGTCAACACGACCGAGTCGATCACCGACGCGATCACCGCGCAGGCGCAGGCCGCCGCGTCGCCGGGCACGGAGATCGTCGGGCTGACGCCCCACTTCGGCGCGGAGTCGATCGAAGGCAACTTCGAGAGCTACCTCGCGGCGATCGCCGTGATGGATCGCGTGATGCGCTACGACGAGCCGTACGACGCGGTGATTCAGGCCGGCTACGGCGAACATGGCCGCGAAGGCCTGCAGGAACTGCTGACGGTGCCGGTCGTCGACATCACCGAAGCGGCCGCGAGCGTCGCGATGCTGCTGGGCCATCGCTACTCGGTCGTCACGACGCTCGACCGCACGGTGCCGCTGATCGAGGATCGCCTGAAGCTCGCCGGGCTCGACGCACGCTGTGCGTCGGTGCGTGCAAGCGGCCTCGCGGTGCTCGAGCTCGAGGAGAATCCGGCCCGCGCGATCGAGTCGATCGTCGGCCAGGCGCAGCGCGCGGTGCAGGACGATCACGCGGAAGTGATCTGCCTCGGCTGCGGCGGAATGGCCGGCCTCGACCGGCAGATCGAGGAATGCACGGGCGTGCCGGTCGTCGACGGCGTCTCGGCCGCGGTGGCGCTCGCCGAGTCGCTGGTGCGCCTGAAGCTGAAGACGTCGAAAGTCCGCACGTACGCGCCGCCGCGCCCGAAGCGGATCGTCGGCTGGCCGGGCACCTTCGCACAATGACGCGGCGCCGGCCCGCTGCTGCGTCGCACTCGGGCGTCGGGGCGCCGGGAGGCGAATCGGCATGCGGGACCCGCTAGACCCTAACGCCCTGCCCCGCGACGCGTCCGACGCCGCGGGCGCGCTCGACGTGCTCGATGCGCGGCTGATGCGCATCCTGCTCGTGCTGCTGACCGAGCGCACCGTGTCGCGTGCGGCCGTGCGCCTGAACATGTCGCAGCCGGCCACCAGCGCCGCGCTCAAGCGCCTGCGCACGCTGCTCGGCGATCCGCTGCTGGTGCGCAGCCGCTACGGGATGGTGCCGACCGAATTCGGCGCGCGGCTGATCGAACCGTTGCGCAACGCGCTGCGCGTGATCGACTTCATCCGCATCCAGCAGCCGAGGTTCGACGCGCGCACGTCGGTGCGCACCTACCGGATCGGCTGCCCCGACTACCTGAACGTGCTGTTCGTGCCGAAGCTCGTCGCGCTGTTCCGCGAACGCGCGCCGGACGCGCAACTCGTGTTCCATCCGCTCGGCGACGGCTTCGACGACGAGCGCGCGCTGGCCGACGGCGAGCTCGACATCGTGATCGACAATCGCCCGGCGCGCGCGTCGCGGTTCCGGCAGGACGACCTGTTCGACGATCGCGTCGTGTGCCTGATGCGCGCGACCCATCCGCTCGCGCGGCGCGGCGCGATGACGTCGGCCGAGTTTGCCGACGCGCCGCAGCTGTGCCCGACACCGTCGTGGCTCGAGGCGTCCGGCGCGATCGACAGGCAGCTCGAACGCGTGGGCCTGCAGCGGCGGATCGTCGTCACGCTGCCGCACTTCGAACTCGCCGCGCATGCGCTCGTGCGCACCGACATGCTGCTGACCACCACGTACCGGCTCGCGCGGCACTACGCGAAGCTGCTGCCGCTCGCCGCCGTCGCGCTGCCGGCCGAACCGCCGGACATCGTGTACCGGATGACCTGGAACGAATCGGGCGAGTGCGTCGAGGGCGTGCGCTGGTTGCGCGGGCTGATCGCGGAAGCGACGCGTGCGTGGCTCGATGCCGAGGCGATGCAACCGGCGGTGGCGGCGGTGGCCGCCGGTGCAGTCGTGGACGTGAACGCACGAAATGGCACACCGGTCTCGGCCGATACCCCCGAACCCGCGCGACGCACGCGCCGCAGGCAGGCGACGCATTGCCATGCATCGCACCCGGCGCGCGTCCCCCATGCGGCACGCATCCACCGCCTCGCGACGAAGTCGCATTGACGCGCGTCATACGCAAGCCGGAGCGATCCTCGCAGTCGCGGCAAGTCAGACCCGTCCTATTTACCCGGTCCGCACCGAATCGTCAGAATGACGCCTCAAACCTTGGCGGATGGCGATCTGCATCGCGGACGCCCGCCGTCGCCCCATATCGAGGAAAACCGCATGAAGAAGACACTCGTTGCGCTGGCCGTTCCGGTCGCGCTGCTCGCAAGTACCGGCG
Coding sequences within:
- a CDS encoding NCS1 family nucleobase:cation symporter-1, whose translation is MEGDNGVQLEATHRPGIVLGADDASHRTDSAARDPALSPRLHNADLAPTKAEGRTWGRYSIFALWTNDVHNIANYSFAIGLFALGLSGWQMLASLAIGAVLVYCFMNLTGYMGQKTGVPFPVISRMSFGIYGALLPAMIRAVIAIAWFGIQTYLASVVLRVLLTAIWPGLAAFDQNAIFGLSTLGWVTFVAIWLVQIGILTYGMEMVRKYEGLAGPVILVTTLSLAAWMVSRTGGHLAMSIGKPLTGFRMWTEIFAGGSLWLAIYGTLVLNFCDFARSSPSAKTVRVGNFWGLPVNILVFATISFVLAGAQFKLNGHIIHSPTEIIATVPNKLFLVLGCLAFLIVTVAVNIMANFVAPAFVLTSLAPHRLSFRRAGLISATVAVLILPWNLYNSPIVIVYFLSGLGALLGPLYGIITVDYWLVRKQRVNVPDLYTEAPTGAYFYTRGVNRKALAALVPSALISITLAVVPAFSAMTPFSWLLGAAIAGSVYWLLADRNRHYEACSGESISVACTQH
- a CDS encoding aspartate/glutamate racemase family protein; its protein translation is MRILVVNVNTTESITDAITAQAQAAASPGTEIVGLTPHFGAESIEGNFESYLAAIAVMDRVMRYDEPYDAVIQAGYGEHGREGLQELLTVPVVDITEAAASVAMLLGHRYSVVTTLDRTVPLIEDRLKLAGLDARCASVRASGLAVLELEENPARAIESIVGQAQRAVQDDHAEVICLGCGGMAGLDRQIEECTGVPVVDGVSAAVALAESLVRLKLKTSKVRTYAPPRPKRIVGWPGTFAQ
- a CDS encoding LysR family transcriptional regulator, whose translation is MRDPLDPNALPRDASDAAGALDVLDARLMRILLVLLTERTVSRAAVRLNMSQPATSAALKRLRTLLGDPLLVRSRYGMVPTEFGARLIEPLRNALRVIDFIRIQQPRFDARTSVRTYRIGCPDYLNVLFVPKLVALFRERAPDAQLVFHPLGDGFDDERALADGELDIVIDNRPARASRFRQDDLFDDRVVCLMRATHPLARRGAMTSAEFADAPQLCPTPSWLEASGAIDRQLERVGLQRRIVVTLPHFELAAHALVRTDMLLTTTYRLARHYAKLLPLAAVALPAEPPDIVYRMTWNESGECVEGVRWLRGLIAEATRAWLDAEAMQPAVAAVAAGAVVDVNARNGTPVSADTPEPARRTRRRQATHCHASHPARVPHAARIHRLATKSH